Proteins encoded by one window of Portunus trituberculatus isolate SZX2019 chromosome 27, ASM1759143v1, whole genome shotgun sequence:
- the LOC123509402 gene encoding uncharacterized protein LOC123509402: protein MDENAMPFCAAGKYAFPPLSHATMHAHKQADAITTYAFFSQGYVLPLLGHTSSAVIPLLVFAVAILWMALIIRRAPKKQQQEQEEGAWVRPLRNVPEMVSAVGLLFGTFNITNVLWLTSPHPITHHHVRLALTQVAQKVELMQLAVVWRRLWPWFRRMPHLEVDLEVEDEDPLEVCSRELHAPYNWSKGPLWRARLVPLTSSGPGQHRAALVFSVHHVISDGTTNLLIEKDLLQALNAAAMGCSPNLPSRYLAPALGSRSAAASRYWLPSLGFVLAAIRAAFTTAFSARSALKHLPQPGAVRPLTKILMHEFSAEETRQLLAHFRAAGLRVHSCVTAVAGLALHRTAQQFASLRLGPMQVIQEQAVNMRRYHPQHSEGLGSMAFLTTQQHSVSDGSDTFWPLAHEIQDKLDRSLEVTCAPLRTGSMGWLCSAIIPMNLVLARLGCTSFSYSHICTSNMGDLRRIFGENAGGGDGRPVQLSGLLRTAACELVGNLCSINFQTLEGRLTLSLDYYTNKMTDEAGQTYFTQLIHVLTELAVRGVPPPSTTHRPGDAND, encoded by the exons ATGGACGAAAACGCCATGCCCTTCTGCGCTGCCGGCAAATACGCCTTTCCGCCCCTCTCCCACGCCACCATGCATGCTCACAAGCAGGCCGACGCTATCACCACCTACGCCTTCTTTTCCCAGGGCTACGTGTTGCCCCTCCTTGGCCACACCTCCTCCGCCGTCATTCCTCTGCTGGTGTTTGCCGTGGCTATCTTATGG atGGCGCTAATCATTCGTCGCGCCCCAaaaaagcagcagcaagagcaggaggagggggcgtGGGTGCGGCCGTTGAGGAATGTCCCCGAAATGGTGAGCGCCGTGGGTCTGCTGTTTGGCACGTTTAACATCACCAACGTGCTGTggctcacctcaccccaccccatcacccaccaccacgtccGCCTCGCCCTCACCCAGGTGGCGCA GAAGGTGGAGTTGATGCAGCTGGCCGTGGTGTGGCGCCGCTTGTGGCCGTGGTTCCGCCGCATGCCACACCTGGAAGTGGATCTCGAAGTGGAAGACGAAGACCCGCTGGAGGTGTGCAGCAGGGAACTGCACGCCCCCTACAACTGGTCCAAGGGACCGCTGTGGCGCGCTCGCCTTGTGCCCCTGACGTCCAGTGGTCCCGGGCAGCACCGCGCCGCGCTGGTGTTCTCTGTGCACCATGTCATCTCGGATGGCACCACCAACCTACTCATCGAGAAGGACCTGCTTCAGGCCCTCAACGCCGCCGCTATGGGTTGTAGCCCCAACCTGCCCTCCCGTTACCTTGCGCCTGCGCTCGGTAGCCGCTCCGCTGCTGCCTCTCGCTATTGGCTACCATCACTGGGTTTCGTACTCGCTGCCATCCGAGCTGCTTTCACCACAGCCTTCAGCGCACGCTCGGCTCTGAAGCATCTGCCACAGCCAGGCGCCGTGAGGCCCCTCACCAAGATTCTGATGCACGAATTTTCCGCCGAGGAAACGCGGCAACTGCTGGCACACTTCCGCGCCGCAGGACTCAGGGTGCACTCCTGCGTTACGGCTGTGGCTGGCCTGGCGTTGCACCGCACCGCGCAGCAGTTCGCCAGTCTCCGCCTAGGTCCCATGCAGGTCATCCAGGAGCAGGCTGTCAACATGCGGCGCTACCACCCACAGCACAGCGAGGGCCTGGGCTCCATGGCCTTCCTAACCACGCAGCAGCACAGCGTGAGTGACGGCAGCGACACCTTCTGGCCTCTGGCACACGAAATTCAGGACAAGCTGGACCGCAGCCTGGAAGTGACCTGTGCGCCGCTGCGCACTGGCTCAATGGGCTGGCTATGCTCCGCCATCATCCCCATGAACCTCGTCCTGGCCAGGCTGGGCTGCACCAGCTTTTCCTACAGCCACATCTGCACCTCCAATATGGGCGACCTGCGGCGTATTTTTGGGGAGAACGCTGGCGGCGGCGACGGGCGCCCAGTGCAGCTGAGCGGTTTGTTGCGCACCGCGGCGTGCGAGCTTGTGGGCAACCTGTGCTCCATCAACTTTCAGACGCTGGAGGGCCGCCTCACGCTGTCCCTCGACTATTACACCAACAAGATGACTGACGAGGCGGGTCAGACCTACTTCACGCAGCTCATCCATGTCCTCACCGAGCTGGCGGTAAGAGGCGTGCCACCGCCCTCCACCACGCATCGGCCAGGCGACGCCAACGACTGA